In Pontiella desulfatans, one DNA window encodes the following:
- a CDS encoding C39 family peptidase → MASATTAPVFITGTSSNDTLYGTAGNDCIDGLEGGDVMIGLGGDDYYYVDHEQDTVVENPDEGFDTVELKFCFWTNMNGWLNSEIYSIPTNVEKVVMGQDAFDVVEFASNTLAHVYGDPIDWRDRLDDNQFDNASNLVNTCTMASIANVMTMLGEVITEEEVIAYMYANDLVGNRARGDTDPANVAVALESGYGCEVSLLTNRPMPEVAEYLESGKAIILGVDYGVVNVNASPRGYDDHAITLTGVAYNEMTGELEGFYYCDSGDETNPSGASFMSTSLYHEAHGQYVPDGNYPGAQIVVVDFPLKIQRDSFRVEGSVGGSPAIIGNSGDNVIWTTDGNDYAEGGKGNDVFHDETGGNDVFLPGEGNDVVHSFSGADSFVFSEGGGIDEVIDTDADLDELVFDASVDKAGMVLGLDGSDLWVAYGSNDRVRVSGYDNGYGFSIRMADGTALEPSALSNLVAQMEAYCGTNGIDFSDPAAVQADSNLVAMIQGGWRQDTNAINYQAWIAMHAVGHASSGYAQAPAGDGVGNLLKYAAGFSPFVPVAASNLFTFAGDSSTGRFKMVYAQSRRANASLVPEWSASLTNGWQAGGIQTIILNETSTNELREASVPLGQTGFMRLRAVLEE, encoded by the coding sequence ATGGCTTCAGCCACGACGGCTCCTGTCTTTATCACCGGTACATCCAGCAACGACACGCTGTATGGAACGGCGGGAAACGACTGCATCGATGGCCTTGAAGGCGGCGATGTGATGATCGGGCTTGGGGGGGATGATTACTACTACGTTGATCACGAGCAGGATACCGTGGTTGAAAATCCGGACGAAGGTTTCGATACCGTTGAGTTGAAGTTTTGTTTCTGGACGAACATGAACGGCTGGCTGAATTCGGAGATCTATTCCATACCCACGAATGTGGAAAAGGTGGTCATGGGGCAGGATGCGTTCGACGTGGTTGAGTTTGCATCCAACACGCTCGCGCATGTGTATGGCGATCCGATCGATTGGCGCGACCGACTGGACGATAATCAGTTCGATAATGCCAGCAATTTGGTGAACACCTGCACGATGGCCTCAATCGCCAATGTGATGACCATGCTCGGTGAAGTGATCACGGAAGAAGAGGTGATTGCATACATGTACGCCAATGATTTGGTGGGGAACCGCGCCCGGGGGGATACGGATCCTGCCAATGTGGCCGTTGCGCTTGAAAGTGGATATGGTTGCGAGGTCTCGCTGTTAACGAATCGCCCGATGCCGGAAGTGGCGGAATACCTTGAAAGCGGGAAGGCCATCATCCTGGGGGTGGATTACGGCGTTGTGAATGTAAATGCGTCTCCCCGGGGCTATGACGACCACGCGATCACCCTCACCGGTGTGGCCTACAACGAAATGACCGGTGAACTCGAGGGATTCTATTATTGCGACAGCGGCGACGAAACCAATCCATCCGGAGCGTCCTTCATGTCGACCAGCCTCTACCACGAGGCGCACGGACAGTATGTGCCTGACGGGAATTATCCGGGGGCCCAGATCGTCGTGGTGGACTTCCCCTTGAAGATCCAACGCGACAGTTTCCGGGTGGAAGGCTCCGTCGGCGGCAGTCCTGCAATCATTGGCAACAGCGGCGACAACGTGATCTGGACAACGGATGGCAATGATTATGCCGAGGGCGGCAAGGGAAACGATGTGTTCCACGACGAGACCGGAGGCAACGATGTGTTCCTTCCCGGCGAAGGCAACGATGTTGTCCATAGTTTTTCCGGTGCCGATAGTTTTGTCTTTTCGGAAGGCGGCGGTATCGATGAGGTCATCGATACAGATGCCGATCTTGACGAACTGGTATTCGATGCGAGCGTCGACAAGGCTGGCATGGTTCTGGGACTGGATGGCAGCGATCTATGGGTGGCCTATGGCAGTAATGATCGGGTTCGGGTGTCCGGTTATGACAATGGGTATGGTTTCTCGATTCGTATGGCGGATGGCACAGCACTTGAGCCTTCCGCCTTATCGAACCTGGTTGCACAAATGGAAGCCTATTGTGGAACCAACGGCATCGATTTTTCCGACCCTGCGGCGGTGCAGGCCGACTCCAACCTCGTTGCCATGATACAGGGCGGTTGGCGGCAGGATACGAATGCAATCAACTACCAGGCATGGATTGCCATGCACGCCGTGGGGCACGCATCGAGCGGCTATGCGCAGGCGCCGGCGGGCGATGGCGTGGGAAACCTCCTCAAATATGCCGCCGGTTTTTCGCCCTTCGTTCCGGTCGCGGCCAGCAACCTCTTCACGTTTGCCGGCGATTCCTCCACCGGGCGCTTCAAAATGGTCTACGCCCAATCCAGGCGCGCCAACGCTTCCCTGGTGCCGGAATGGTCGGCCTCGCTCACCAACGGTTGGCAAGCGGGAGGCATTCAGACCATCATTCTCAACGAAACCTCGACGAATGAGTTGCGGGAAGCGTCCGTCCCGTTGGGGCAGACGGGCTTCATGCGCCTTCGCGCCGTGCTGGAGGAATAG
- a CDS encoding bifunctional 3,4-dihydroxy-2-butanone-4-phosphate synthase/GTP cyclohydrolase II yields MSNEIFDPIEDVAKALARGEIVLVTDDEDRENEGDLICAAELCTPEMVNFMITHARGLVCMPITRERAAHLGLSRMNVSHEGDMFQTAFTISVDAVGCTTGISAHERSMTIRAIVDEQTQAEDLLCPGHIFPLIAMSGGVLDRAGHTEVTVDLMKIAGLKPAGVICEITNDDGTMARLPELVEFAKKHQLKMTSVAEVTKYRYTHEKLVKMEREINMPTDAGDFRLKLYSSKVDNKDHLALVCGDAGSGKTPLVRVHSECLTGDVFHSMRCDCGAQLHTAMHAIQEHGYGAIVYMRQEGRGIGLAKKLHAYELQEKGMDTVEANEHLGFDADLRDYGVGAQILSDLGMTTINLLTNNPAKIAGLDKYGVSVGERVPLALMPGKHNDFYLATKRDKLGHML; encoded by the coding sequence ATGAGCAATGAGATTTTCGATCCCATCGAGGACGTGGCCAAGGCATTGGCCCGTGGAGAAATCGTCCTGGTGACGGATGATGAAGATCGGGAGAACGAAGGCGATCTAATCTGTGCGGCCGAGCTTTGTACGCCGGAGATGGTTAATTTCATGATCACCCATGCCCGCGGATTGGTGTGCATGCCCATCACCCGCGAACGCGCGGCCCACTTGGGGCTTTCCCGCATGAATGTTTCGCACGAAGGCGATATGTTCCAGACCGCATTCACCATTTCGGTCGATGCCGTCGGCTGCACGACGGGGATCAGCGCCCACGAGCGCTCGATGACCATCCGGGCCATCGTGGATGAACAAACCCAGGCCGAAGACCTGCTCTGCCCCGGGCACATCTTCCCCCTCATCGCCATGTCCGGCGGTGTGCTGGACCGGGCTGGGCATACGGAAGTGACGGTCGATCTAATGAAGATTGCCGGGTTGAAACCCGCCGGCGTGATTTGCGAAATCACCAACGACGACGGCACCATGGCCCGATTGCCGGAGCTGGTCGAATTCGCGAAAAAGCATCAGCTGAAGATGACTTCGGTCGCCGAGGTGACCAAATACCGCTACACCCATGAAAAACTGGTCAAGATGGAGCGGGAAATCAATATGCCGACCGATGCCGGCGACTTCCGCCTGAAGCTCTATAGCTCCAAGGTCGACAACAAGGACCACCTTGCCTTGGTCTGTGGCGATGCCGGCTCCGGCAAGACCCCGCTGGTGCGGGTGCACAGCGAATGCCTCACCGGCGACGTGTTCCATTCCATGCGGTGCGACTGCGGCGCGCAGCTGCATACCGCCATGCACGCCATCCAGGAGCACGGCTACGGCGCCATCGTCTACATGCGCCAGGAGGGCCGCGGTATTGGCCTCGCCAAGAAGCTGCACGCCTACGAGCTGCAGGAAAAAGGCATGGACACCGTCGAGGCCAACGAACACCTCGGGTTCGATGCCGACCTGCGCGACTATGGCGTCGGCGCGCAAATCCTCTCCGACCTGGGCATGACGACGATCAACTTGCTCACCAACAATCCGGCAAAGATCGCCGGACTCGACAAATACGGTGTTTCCGTCGGGGAGCGTGTTCCTTTGGCGCTCATGCCAGGGAAGCACAACGATTTCTACCTCGCAACCAAGCGCGACAAGCTCGGGCACATGCTTTAA
- the ribH gene encoding 6,7-dimethyl-8-ribityllumazine synthase, which translates to MGKGISKSIDPIGGIGARQVLGNLDASGLRFGIVVARFNDQLTDELARSAYQCLEKNGAKRETIDVVRVPGAYEIPVVAEKMAASKRYDALIVLGVVVEGETQHAQMIIDTTGQSILDMACKHQIPVINEIVGVRTWAQAEARCLGGENTRGWYAAEAAIETARVYKQL; encoded by the coding sequence ATGGGAAAAGGCATTTCAAAATCAATTGATCCAATTGGCGGCATTGGCGCCCGCCAGGTGCTAGGCAACCTCGATGCCTCTGGCCTGCGGTTCGGCATCGTGGTGGCGCGCTTCAACGACCAGCTGACCGACGAGCTGGCGCGCAGTGCCTACCAGTGCCTCGAAAAGAACGGCGCCAAGCGCGAAACCATCGATGTGGTTCGGGTTCCGGGAGCCTACGAGATTCCGGTCGTTGCCGAAAAGATGGCCGCAAGCAAGCGCTACGACGCCTTGATTGTTTTGGGCGTCGTCGTCGAAGGCGAAACGCAGCATGCGCAGATGATCATCGATACCACCGGGCAGAGCATTCTCGACATGGCCTGCAAGCACCAGATTCCGGTCATCAACGAAATTGTCGGCGTCCGCACTTGGGCGCAGGCCGAGGCCCGTTGCCTGGGCGGCGAAAACACCCGCGGCTGGTACGCCGCCGAAGCGGCCATTGAAACCGCACGTGTCTATAAGCAGTTGTGA
- a CDS encoding type II toxin-antitoxin system Phd/YefM family antitoxin encodes MQVAVREAKAKLSKFGDMAHDGEVVVVCKNGEPWFDLVPHAKTKRKTTPLSGVKPLIPESIAIEPLSDEDLPGWS; translated from the coding sequence ATGCAGGTTGCAGTTAGAGAGGCAAAAGCGAAGCTCAGTAAGTTTGGTGATATGGCCCATGATGGCGAGGTGGTGGTTGTTTGTAAGAACGGCGAGCCTTGGTTCGATTTGGTTCCGCATGCCAAAACGAAAAGAAAGACAACGCCATTGAGCGGGGTGAAGCCCTTGATTCCGGAATCAATCGCAATCGAACCACTTTCCGATGAGGATTTGCCCGGATGGAGCTGA
- a CDS encoding type II toxin-antitoxin system VapC family toxin has protein sequence MELILDTCGFLSLVGLAERELSEVARQSLEEAETVYAMSCSLFEIAIKHKKGNIGIQPFESAMVLWETAIKEYCLTELPVSGKAFFESTQLSDHHADAFDRIIIAESLGRDIPIVTYDSVFSHYGVETIN, from the coding sequence ATGGAGCTGATTCTTGATACATGTGGTTTTCTCTCATTGGTCGGTTTGGCGGAACGGGAACTAAGCGAGGTTGCCCGGCAATCGTTGGAAGAGGCTGAGACTGTCTATGCAATGTCATGCTCTCTGTTCGAAATCGCAATCAAACACAAGAAAGGTAACATTGGGATTCAACCGTTTGAAAGCGCCATGGTGCTTTGGGAAACGGCGATCAAGGAATACTGTTTGACCGAGCTGCCGGTCTCGGGGAAAGCTTTTTTCGAGTCAACCCAGCTATCCGATCATCATGCTGATGCGTTTGACCGGATTATCATCGCGGAATCCCTGGGCCGCGATATCCCAATTGTTACGTACGATTCCGTCTTCAGCCACTACGGGGTGGAGACCATCAATTAA
- the nusB gene encoding transcription antitermination factor NusB has protein sequence MKKKLNGRRQTREWIMQFLFQLDFNPEPIDIALQDFWEEKEPSEKEKSYAEEIIKGVVQRKAELDERLSVYAKRWNSDRMGAVDRTVMRVALFEMLHREDVPPIVSINEAVHFAKDFSSFQSGRFVNGVLDRIRKDIDRPARTTYKPRGSE, from the coding sequence ATGAAGAAAAAACTTAACGGACGCCGCCAGACCCGCGAATGGATCATGCAGTTCCTGTTTCAGCTGGATTTCAACCCGGAGCCGATCGATATCGCGCTGCAGGATTTCTGGGAGGAAAAGGAGCCGAGCGAAAAGGAAAAAAGCTATGCCGAGGAAATCATCAAGGGCGTGGTGCAACGCAAGGCTGAGCTCGACGAACGCCTTTCCGTATATGCCAAGCGCTGGAATTCCGACCGCATGGGCGCGGTCGACCGTACCGTAATGCGCGTCGCCCTGTTTGAAATGCTCCATCGCGAGGATGTTCCGCCGATCGTATCGATCAACGAGGCCGTCCACTTTGCCAAGGACTTCAGCAGTTTCCAATCGGGCCGCTTTGTGAACGGCGTGCTCGACCGCATCCGGAAGGATATCGACCGTCCGGCCCGCACCACCTACAAGCCGCGGGGGAGCGAATAA